TTTCAAGTCCATAATATTCATTTTCTTCGTTTTTAAGTTCTTTTATTAAGAAATTCAATCTTTCTATTTTTGTCATATTTTTTCTAACCTAATTGCTTCTACGGGACAACCTTTAAAACAAAGACCACAGTATAAGCAGTTTTGTTGCCTTATAGAATACGGCTTGCCCTTATCTATGCACTGTTGAGGACAGACCTTTAAACAATTGCCACATCCTGAACATTTTTCTGAAATAACATAAGCAGTTTTAGCTAGTTTTATATTTCCTAAAGTAAAGGCATCACGGAAAATTGGCTTTGAAGAAAGATCAAAATACTCACCTTGTCCTTCATAAACCTGAAATACTTCTAGAGCAGCCCTTGCATCCGTAGGATAAATTTCTTTCATGTACGAATTTTCGGTAAAAACCTTATCTAACAAGTTCTGTCCAACATTTCTTACTTTTCCTCTAATGGATATGGATTTTTTAGTTAGAGAATTACCATTTCCTCCTGTCATGCCAGAGATTGCAACAAATTTCTGGATTTGAAGTTGGCGATAAAATTCTTTTCCTTTTGCAGTAATAAAGTATAAGCTATTATCATCTACTAACATAATATCTATAATGCGAACCTGAGGAAGTCCATTTTCATCTAGAGTTGCAAAAACAGATGAATGTATTTCTTTTTGTAGCATCTCCAGGTAATCTTTTGTAACCATTTTATCTCCTCCTTTAAGGATTTACTTTGATATCAAAGTAAATCCTTAAAAAATTTATAATAACTTAAAAGTTATTATAAATTTTCTCTAATATCTTTTCAAAAACTTCCTTTTGTTCTTCACCTATACCTTTATATTCAATATCATAAAGGTTCTGTGAAATCTTTTTAAAACCAGGCTCTAACTCCTTTCCTTTATCAGTTAAAAATATGATTGTTGATCTGCTATCATTAACATCTTTCTTTGATA
This window of the Clostridium estertheticum genome carries:
- a CDS encoding 4Fe-4S binding protein; this encodes MVTKDYLEMLQKEIHSSVFATLDENGLPQVRIIDIMLVDDNSLYFITAKGKEFYRQLQIQKFVAISGMTGGNGNSLTKKSISIRGKVRNVGQNLLDKVFTENSYMKEIYPTDARAALEVFQVYEGQGEYFDLSSKPIFRDAFTLGNIKLAKTAYVISEKCSGCGNCLKVCPQQCIDKGKPYSIRQQNCLYCGLCFKGCPVEAIRLEKI